The Pedobacter roseus genome contains a region encoding:
- a CDS encoding M23 family metallopeptidase — protein sequence MDFHRGVDLKAKRSIICAVLSGRVSSCGQNSVLGNFVRICHGKAESIYGHLSSVLVYPGKEVSAGEMIGVSGHSGKATGEHLHFSLRLDGNAVDPLKFLLSLQVILEKKTEP from the coding sequence ATGGATTTTCATCGGGGCGTTGATCTCAAGGCAAAGCGCTCGATCATTTGCGCAGTCCTTTCGGGAAGGGTCTCTTCGTGCGGTCAAAACAGTGTTCTGGGAAACTTTGTACGCATCTGCCATGGAAAGGCAGAAAGTATTTACGGGCATTTATCCTCGGTACTGGTCTATCCCGGTAAAGAGGTGAGTGCGGGGGAGATGATCGGGGTTTCCGGTCATAGCGGCAAGGCCACTGGTGAGCATCTCCATTTTTCGCTGCGCTTGGACGGGAATGCCGTAGATCCTTTAAAATTTCTTTTATCCCTTCAGGTTATCCTGGAAAAAAAAACAGAACCATGA
- a CDS encoding ArdC family protein has translation MDSRNQPLYLQVAQRLIEQLKAGTSPWQKPWNGNGIPAFSMPYNQQTLKRYKGINAINLLLSAREDPRWMTFRQAELAGYRVNRNEKGTLIQFVKTQERCPVLDDRGSPVLDGEGNPLLESRPLSRAIVSNAWVFNASQISGIPPLIEQPGRKIDWDPIERAEELIRHSGARINHQFIDQAYYHISFDLITLPERIQFSSPAGYYATLLHELAHWTGHPSRLDRESLMKNGIEAYAREELRAEIASMLLGDELHIGHDPSQHAAYVESWVSILENNPVEIHSAAMDAEKIFSFLIGIEFELKRKLEQQTRHAALPGEDRSVNIRYLTTGDEIGYKGNLYQIQGHLKQGRLRVVQLPSGLHFTLSMGDGLYQSLLKVKLAQKTAVGFSAAPPIPLRPDVAVNKEKNRR, from the coding sequence ATGGATAGCAGGAACCAGCCCCTTTACCTTCAGGTTGCCCAGCGCCTGATCGAGCAGCTCAAGGCAGGTACTTCCCCCTGGCAGAAACCCTGGAATGGTAATGGCATACCCGCTTTTTCAATGCCGTATAATCAGCAAACCCTTAAACGATATAAGGGCATCAATGCGATAAACCTTTTACTCTCAGCAAGAGAGGATCCCAGGTGGATGACTTTCAGGCAGGCCGAGCTTGCCGGCTACAGGGTCAACAGGAACGAAAAGGGTACCCTGATCCAGTTTGTCAAGACCCAGGAACGCTGCCCGGTGCTAGATGACCGCGGCAGTCCGGTCCTTGACGGAGAAGGAAACCCGCTGCTGGAATCCCGGCCGCTGTCCAGGGCAATTGTCAGCAATGCCTGGGTATTCAATGCCTCGCAGATCAGCGGAATCCCACCCCTGATCGAGCAGCCGGGAAGGAAGATCGACTGGGATCCTATCGAAAGGGCTGAAGAACTCATCCGCCACAGTGGGGCCCGTATCAACCACCAGTTCATCGACCAGGCCTATTACCATATCAGTTTTGATCTCATTACCCTTCCCGAGCGCATTCAGTTTAGCTCCCCGGCAGGATATTATGCCACGCTGCTCCATGAGCTGGCGCACTGGACCGGGCATCCCTCAAGACTGGACCGTGAGAGCCTGATGAAAAACGGGATCGAAGCTTATGCCAGGGAGGAGCTCAGGGCAGAAATCGCTTCCATGCTGCTGGGCGATGAGCTCCACATCGGCCATGACCCTTCTCAGCATGCTGCCTATGTGGAAAGCTGGGTATCGATATTGGAAAACAATCCTGTGGAGATCCACTCGGCAGCAATGGATGCAGAAAAGATATTTTCATTTCTCATCGGAATAGAGTTTGAGCTTAAGAGGAAACTTGAACAGCAAACCCGGCATGCAGCGCTGCCTGGCGAGGATCGAAGTGTCAACATTAGATACCTTACCACAGGCGATGAAATCGGGTATAAGGGTAACCTCTACCAGATCCAGGGGCATTTAAAGCAGGGCCGCCTGCGGGTGGTACAACTGCCTTCGGGACTTCACTTTACCCTGTCCATGGGCGACGGGCTATATCAGTCACTGCTCAAGGTCAAGTTGGCCCAAAAAACCGCAGTTGGCTTTTCAGCCGCTCCGCCAATCCCACTGAGGCCGGATGTGGCCGTGAACAAAGAAAAAAACAGACGATAA
- a CDS encoding DUF4099 domain-containing protein, translating to MKNLFDQHELPLKELEGLGIYHKDQLLLDPHNIRALLAGRRTELLSLEGLRAENFSIDRLDAKLSLVRSPAGEVQVLIHPIYKQYRPHPLLTQEQMSNLIEGRDAYISKRIQKEEGKSSMLNIEYDRETKEFISYEVSHVQVPDLINGMFLSQEEKSAYQRGEQVKLADGTQVQHRASEPLGILSDRKALILSVLLDGGISYLLLRGINSLKDNARQVDYATPSFNSAYQQMEGQKYSAQKMVEMGQFPAVSNRERGLSR from the coding sequence ATGAAAAACCTATTTGATCAGCATGAACTGCCACTTAAGGAGTTGGAAGGCCTGGGCATTTATCACAAGGATCAGCTGCTGCTTGATCCGCACAATATCCGGGCACTGCTGGCCGGACGCAGGACCGAACTGCTCTCGCTGGAAGGGTTAAGGGCAGAAAATTTTTCCATTGACCGGCTCGATGCCAAGCTTTCCCTGGTACGCAGCCCCGCGGGTGAAGTCCAGGTACTGATCCACCCGATATATAAGCAATATAGGCCACATCCATTGCTCACTCAAGAACAGATGTCGAATCTTATCGAAGGGAGGGATGCCTATATCAGCAAGCGTATCCAAAAGGAGGAAGGGAAATCCTCGATGCTCAATATAGAGTACGACAGGGAAACCAAAGAATTCATTTCCTATGAAGTATCCCACGTACAGGTGCCCGACCTGATCAACGGGATGTTCCTTTCCCAGGAAGAAAAATCCGCATATCAAAGGGGCGAACAGGTCAAGCTTGCCGACGGCACACAGGTCCAGCACCGTGCCTCGGAGCCTTTGGGTATACTTTCGGACAGGAAAGCACTGATCTTATCGGTATTGTTGGATGGGGGAATCTCTTACCTGCTGCTGCGTGGGATCAACTCCCTAAAGGACAATGCCCGGCAGGTCGATTACGCCACGCCATCCTTTAACAGCGCTTATCAGCAGATGGAAGGCCAAAAATACAGCGCCCAGAAGATGGTGGAAATGGGGCAGTTCCCTGCCGTGTCAAACCGGGAACGGGGGCTGTCGAGATAA
- a CDS encoding GIN domain-containing protein has translation MKTLFSTSAKSLMAALVLSASIFSTSVMAGEKQPVKISAPKNFDKVVVSGKVEVTLIQNGSEGVSYADENTGNVKVIQDGSALKITSTDNSPAKITVYVKNIYRVQASDEATVKTQGKLDVKYLQVFLSGNATAKINSKTESLYTVMEGNADLKLSGATGNHNVVMGSTPKLNLDKFAALKTEMSAPLAATVQTAALSK, from the coding sequence ATGAAAACTTTATTCTCAACCTCAGCAAAATCATTAATGGCAGCTTTAGTATTAAGCGCTTCAATCTTCAGCACTAGCGTGATGGCTGGCGAAAAACAACCTGTGAAAATATCTGCACCAAAAAACTTTGATAAAGTGGTGGTAAGCGGAAAAGTAGAAGTTACCCTGATCCAGAACGGCAGCGAAGGGGTAAGTTATGCAGATGAAAATACCGGAAATGTGAAAGTGATCCAGGACGGATCAGCACTAAAAATTACCTCAACTGATAACAGTCCGGCAAAAATCACTGTATATGTGAAAAACATTTACCGCGTTCAGGCTTCTGATGAGGCTACAGTAAAAACTCAAGGCAAACTTGATGTAAAATATCTTCAAGTATTCTTATCGGGAAATGCTACCGCAAAAATCAATTCGAAAACAGAAAGTTTATATACTGTAATGGAAGGCAATGCTGATCTGAAATTGAGCGGAGCTACCGGAAACCACAATGTGGTAATGGGCAGTACTCCAAAATTAAACTTAGATAAGTTTGCTGCCTTGAAAACAGAAATGAGCGCGCCACTAGCTGCTACAGTTCAAACTGCAGCACTCTCAAAATAA
- a CDS encoding GIN domain-containing protein, translated as MKTLFSTSAKSLMAALVLSASIFSTSVMAGEKQPVKISAPKNFDRVVVSGKVEVTLIQNGSEGISYADENTGNVKVIQDGSALKITSTDNSPAKITVYVKNIYRVQASDEATVKTEGKLDVKYLQVFLSGNATAKINSKTESLYTVMEGNADLKLSGATGNHNVVMGSTPKLNLDKFAALKTEMSAPLAATVQTAALSK; from the coding sequence ATGAAAACTTTATTCTCAACCTCAGCAAAATCTTTAATGGCAGCTTTAGTATTAAGCGCTTCAATCTTCAGCACTAGCGTAATGGCCGGCGAAAAACAACCTGTGAAAATCTCTGCACCAAAAAACTTTGATAGAGTGGTGGTAAGTGGAAAAGTAGAAGTTACCCTGATCCAGAACGGCAGCGAAGGGATAAGCTACGCAGATGAAAATACCGGAAACGTAAAAGTAATCCAGGACGGATCAGCACTCAAAATTACCTCAACTGATAACAGTCCGGCAAAAATCACTGTATATGTGAAAAACATTTACCGCGTTCAGGCTTCTGATGAGGCTACAGTAAAAACTGAAGGCAAACTTGATGTAAAATATCTTCAGGTGTTCTTATCGGGAAATGCTACCGCAAAAATCAATTCGAAAACAGAAAGTTTATATACTGTAATGGAAGGCAATGCTGATCTGAAATTGAGCGGAGCCACCGGAAACCACAATGTGGTAATGGGCAGTACTCCAAAATTAAACTTAGATAAGTTTGCTGCCTTGAAAACAGAAATGAGCGCGCCACTAGCTGCTACAGTTCAAACTGCAGCACTCTCAAAATAA
- a CDS encoding glycerophosphodiester phosphodiesterase family protein, translated as MKTSRSILFLVLNTITIISLAQTPAEKLKTVFKGNNKQILVAAHRGDWRNAPENSLNALYNSIRKGFDIMELDVKMSKDSQMVVMHDNTIDRTTNAKGKVGDYTLEELKKFRLKNGLGRVTENQIPSMSEMMLAAKGKILINVDKGNDHLDLVFKVLRETSTIDQAIVNVGDDVPYGDLKAKNNIPQDAYLMVVVNVKKNEMQDIIKSYAPNQKIIVQPIFDTDTLTNLKTIKELNGKPLIWLNSLWPSLNGGHDDDRAVEKGEKEESWGWLINYHPVILQTDRPAELLIYLKERGLHH; from the coding sequence ATGAAAACCTCCCGTAGTATCCTTTTTCTAGTGTTGAATACCATTACAATCATTTCACTTGCCCAAACTCCGGCTGAAAAACTAAAAACCGTCTTTAAAGGGAATAATAAGCAGATTCTAGTTGCCGCACATCGTGGCGATTGGAGAAATGCACCTGAAAATTCATTAAATGCACTTTACAACAGTATCAGAAAAGGTTTCGACATTATGGAACTTGATGTGAAGATGAGCAAGGATAGCCAGATGGTGGTGATGCATGATAATACAATCGACCGCACCACCAATGCAAAAGGCAAAGTGGGTGATTATACGCTGGAAGAGCTAAAAAAGTTCAGGCTCAAGAACGGTCTGGGCCGTGTTACAGAAAATCAGATCCCAAGCATGAGCGAGATGATGCTGGCGGCAAAAGGTAAAATCCTGATTAATGTAGATAAGGGAAATGATCATCTTGATCTGGTATTTAAGGTACTGCGCGAAACCTCTACCATCGATCAGGCCATAGTCAATGTGGGCGATGATGTGCCTTACGGAGATTTGAAAGCAAAAAACAATATTCCGCAGGATGCTTATCTGATGGTGGTGGTTAATGTGAAAAAAAATGAAATGCAGGATATCATCAAGTCTTATGCGCCTAACCAAAAAATAATTGTGCAGCCTATTTTTGATACCGATACTTTAACCAATCTAAAAACTATAAAGGAATTGAATGGTAAGCCCTTGATCTGGCTGAACAGTTTGTGGCCATCGCTAAATGGAGGCCATGATGATGACCGCGCTGTAGAAAAAGGTGAGAAGGAAGAAAGCTGGGGCTGGCTGATCAATTATCACCCTGTAATTCTGCAAACGGATCGTCCGGCCGAGCTGTTGATCTACCTGAAAGAAAGAGGACTACATCACTAA
- the pepE gene encoding dipeptidase PepE, protein MNVILASTSSLFGGNYLEYLTDELITLFNGIDEIIFIPFARPGGISHEAYTEKARDFFSSINISVKGLHEFADPTEAVNQAKGYFTGGGNTFLLVKTLHELGLMGVLSENIKQGKAYLGCSAGSNIGGINMKTTNDMPIVYPSSFDCMGLVPFNLNPHYLDPNPELKHNGETRETRINEFLTQNTIKVVGLREGNWIRVVGDKITTEGSEMSRIFEPGKSPYELQPGASLL, encoded by the coding sequence ATGAACGTTATACTGGCCTCAACTTCCAGCCTTTTTGGCGGAAACTACCTGGAATACTTAACAGATGAGCTTATTACCTTATTTAACGGGATAGATGAAATCATTTTTATTCCCTTTGCAAGGCCTGGAGGTATTTCGCACGAAGCCTATACCGAAAAAGCCAGGGATTTTTTCTCCTCAATAAATATCAGCGTAAAAGGATTGCATGAATTTGCCGATCCAACTGAAGCAGTAAATCAGGCTAAAGGTTATTTTACCGGTGGAGGGAATACTTTTCTTTTGGTAAAAACATTGCACGAACTCGGCCTGATGGGGGTTTTGAGTGAGAATATCAAACAGGGTAAAGCCTATTTGGGCTGCAGTGCCGGTAGCAATATTGGCGGCATTAATATGAAGACCACTAATGATATGCCTATTGTTTATCCTTCATCGTTTGACTGTATGGGACTGGTTCCGTTCAACCTTAACCCGCATTACCTGGATCCAAATCCGGAGTTGAAACATAACGGGGAGACCAGGGAAACCAGGATCAATGAGTTTTTAACGCAGAATACAATAAAGGTAGTCGGTCTCCGCGAGGGAAACTGGATCAGGGTAGTGGGCGATAAAATAACTACTGAGGGATCGGAGATGAGCAGGATTTTTGAACCTGGCAAAAGCCCGTATGAGCTTCAGCCAGGAGCATCATTGCTCTAA
- a CDS encoding Crp/Fnr family transcriptional regulator, giving the protein MKPFFNYLEKLHPLSNELMAYYGTNCQLIAVKKYKHILSPIDSNNAMYFINKGVVRGFIKDKKKDISTWFGFENQIIEAISHPEQQSAHSVEYLQALEDCELIRIPYTITDFLYSYHPESHVIARKILEIQYYQASERSIIARIPNASARYLKLESTAFNIDRIPQRYLASYLGMRLETLSRIRNRAIDQDIKMLA; this is encoded by the coding sequence ATGAAGCCATTTTTCAACTATTTGGAAAAGCTTCATCCCCTATCCAATGAGCTCATGGCGTATTATGGGACAAACTGCCAACTCATTGCGGTAAAAAAATACAAACATATACTCTCTCCTATAGATTCAAATAATGCCATGTATTTTATAAATAAGGGCGTGGTGAGGGGTTTTATCAAAGATAAAAAAAAGGATATCAGCACCTGGTTTGGTTTCGAAAACCAGATCATAGAAGCCATCAGTCATCCCGAGCAGCAATCGGCCCATTCTGTTGAGTACCTGCAGGCCCTTGAAGACTGCGAGCTGATCCGTATTCCCTATACCATTACTGACTTCTTATATTCCTACCATCCAGAATCGCATGTTATTGCTCGGAAGATTTTGGAAATACAATATTACCAGGCATCCGAAAGATCAATCATAGCCAGGATACCAAATGCATCGGCCAGGTACCTGAAGCTTGAAAGTACAGCTTTTAACATAGATAGAATACCACAACGCTACCTGGCCAGTTATTTGGGTATGAGACTGGAAACCCTGAGCAGAATACGGAACAGGGCAATCGATCAGGACATAAAAATGTTGGCTTGA
- a CDS encoding helix-turn-helix domain-containing protein: MFEKKTIEKRDFFHFIPAALAIIHIIPWPGLAPLDWNLILVQLHVDTYHSLEAKSGLFPPAFHYALRPILTLTYLGLTWFAVIKSKILWKQTIDHATRDWVLFLLKIATFFQISGLMPWMLRLLELPIDNSVFIVINCICILMIILYALHRPSIFYGFLLVAIDWNKNEWKERLVSNHLTVPEDFDLSEIIKVPRPLLLPAKKPNLSEAQISAYLGLIKKEMEDDRLYLNQDLQIIDLAARINIPVHQCSFLINNHIGKNFRDWINSYRITYFLSQYPILADRITIEAIAQKAGFKNQATFYNAFKKEKGVMPTAYFSHGENVSG; the protein is encoded by the coding sequence GTGTTTGAGAAAAAAACAATTGAGAAAAGGGATTTTTTTCATTTCATCCCGGCGGCTCTTGCAATCATACATATTATTCCATGGCCAGGCTTAGCGCCTTTGGACTGGAATTTAATTCTTGTGCAGCTTCATGTCGATACTTACCACTCACTGGAAGCCAAAAGCGGTTTGTTTCCACCGGCATTTCATTATGCGTTACGCCCCATACTCACGCTGACTTATCTAGGCCTAACCTGGTTCGCAGTAATTAAATCCAAGATTCTATGGAAACAGACAATAGACCATGCCACAAGGGACTGGGTGCTTTTTTTACTTAAAATTGCAACCTTCTTTCAAATTTCAGGACTGATGCCATGGATGTTAAGGCTCTTGGAACTTCCGATCGATAATTCTGTTTTTATTGTCATCAATTGTATCTGCATATTGATGATTATTTTATATGCACTGCACAGACCCAGTATTTTTTATGGTTTTTTACTGGTCGCCATTGATTGGAACAAGAACGAATGGAAAGAGAGACTTGTATCTAATCACCTGACCGTTCCAGAAGATTTTGACCTATCAGAGATCATTAAGGTTCCCAGGCCGCTGCTGCTCCCTGCAAAAAAACCTAACCTCTCAGAAGCGCAAATTTCAGCTTACCTAGGATTGATCAAAAAAGAAATGGAAGATGATCGCCTGTACCTAAATCAGGACCTACAGATTATCGACCTGGCGGCGCGAATCAACATCCCTGTTCACCAGTGTTCCTTTCTAATCAATAACCATATTGGAAAGAATTTCCGCGACTGGATCAATAGCTACCGGATCACATATTTTTTGAGCCAATATCCTATCCTTGCAGACAGGATAACCATAGAAGCCATTGCGCAGAAAGCCGGTTTTAAAAACCAGGCCACTTTTTACAATGCGTTTAAAAAAGAGAAAGGTGTTATGCCAACTGCCTATTTTTCTCATGGCGAAAACGTTTCAGGCTAA
- a CDS encoding WcaF family extracellular polysaccharide biosynthesis acetyltransferase, which produces MLETQLRKDFDTGNFKRGASAFKQFLWYFTDVFLFKSRVMPVSSVLVFFLKLFGAKIGKEVRIKPGIHIKYPWKLEVGDYSWLADCYIDNLDKVKVGKNCCISQQAVLITGNHNYKVTGFDLITAPIILEDGAWIGAAAKVCPGVTLHSHSVLTLGSIATKNLMPYTIYQGNPAIKIKERFIKA; this is translated from the coding sequence TTGTTAGAAACGCAATTACGTAAGGATTTTGATACCGGAAACTTTAAAAGAGGTGCCTCTGCATTCAAACAGTTTTTGTGGTATTTTACCGATGTTTTCCTATTTAAAAGCAGGGTGATGCCCGTTAGTAGCGTGCTGGTTTTCTTTCTAAAATTGTTTGGGGCTAAAATTGGTAAAGAAGTACGTATAAAACCAGGCATCCATATTAAATATCCATGGAAACTGGAGGTGGGCGATTACAGTTGGCTGGCCGATTGTTATATTGATAACCTCGATAAGGTTAAAGTAGGTAAAAACTGCTGTATTTCTCAACAAGCAGTACTCATTACCGGTAACCATAACTATAAAGTGACTGGTTTTGACCTGATAACTGCTCCTATAATCCTTGAAGATGGCGCATGGATTGGTGCAGCAGCAAAGGTTTGCCCAGGCGTAACTTTACATAGCCACTCGGTATTAACGCTGGGAAGTATTGCCACAAAAAACTTGATGCCCTATACCATATATCAGGGTAACCCGGCAATTAAAATCAAAGAACGTTTCATAAAAGCATAA
- the xrtY gene encoding exosortase Y, protein MTPEEAKKQANKKAIKFVVALFILYILFSQGNLFMNSVMMPGSRFYTPFISEHLNYVQGLKSALIVPAVWIIKAFGFYAIHNEMDVLVVSGPYLRVNYSCLGLGVMSFLAAFVLAFPASWKSTLKMLVIGLIAIYILNILRIAGLGVLLGFFKSQRNNFTYHHEVFNIIVYICVFTMLYFWIKKSSKPTKA, encoded by the coding sequence ATGACTCCAGAAGAAGCTAAAAAACAGGCTAATAAAAAAGCCATCAAATTTGTGGTTGCCCTATTTATACTTTATATCTTGTTTAGCCAGGGAAACCTGTTTATGAACAGCGTGATGATGCCTGGCTCCAGGTTTTACACCCCCTTTATCTCTGAGCATTTAAATTATGTGCAGGGTTTAAAGTCGGCATTGATCGTACCTGCTGTGTGGATTATCAAAGCCTTTGGCTTTTATGCCATTCACAATGAAATGGATGTATTGGTGGTATCAGGCCCCTATCTTCGGGTCAATTATTCGTGTCTTGGTTTGGGGGTGATGAGCTTTTTAGCTGCTTTTGTACTGGCATTCCCGGCATCATGGAAATCAACTCTTAAAATGTTGGTGATCGGACTAATAGCTATTTATATATTAAATATACTCCGCATTGCAGGCCTTGGCGTATTGCTTGGTTTTTTTAAATCACAGCGTAACAACTTTACTTATCACCACGAGGTATTCAATATCATTGTATATATATGCGTTTTTACCATGTTATACTTCTGGATCAAAAAAAGCAGTAAACCAACCAAAGCTTAA
- a CDS encoding glycosyltransferase family 2 protein, with amino-acid sequence MNNNFSFIILTFNEEMHLSRLLDSIKNLNAKTFILDSGSSDSTLKIAEAYGAEVKQNPFENHPKQWDFALKNFKVETPWTIGLDADHTVTPELFEMLANFKEEDYKNINGIYFNRKNFFQGRWIKFGTFYPFYLLKMFRTGIGFSDLNENMDHRFIAPGKTKIWKKGWILEENLKENNIAFWKAKHERYSDLVAQEEIERMLKLRLQSLKPNLLGSPDEKRAWVKRLWWGLPLGLRPYLYFGYRMFFKLGIFEGSTGIKFHYLQGFWFRRLVDRKIKAIQKNNR; translated from the coding sequence ATGAATAACAATTTCAGCTTCATCATATTAACTTTTAATGAGGAAATGCATCTTTCCAGGTTGTTAGATTCGATAAAAAATCTCAATGCCAAAACATTCATCCTGGATAGCGGAAGTAGCGATTCTACTTTGAAAATTGCTGAAGCTTATGGTGCAGAAGTGAAACAAAATCCCTTTGAAAATCACCCAAAACAATGGGACTTCGCGCTAAAAAATTTTAAAGTAGAAACCCCATGGACTATTGGGCTGGATGCCGATCATACAGTTACACCTGAACTGTTCGAAATGCTGGCCAACTTTAAAGAAGAAGATTATAAAAACATCAATGGCATCTACTTTAACCGTAAAAACTTCTTCCAAGGCCGCTGGATCAAGTTTGGTACTTTTTATCCCTTTTACCTGTTAAAAATGTTTAGGACGGGGATTGGCTTTTCCGACCTTAATGAAAATATGGACCACAGGTTTATCGCTCCCGGCAAAACCAAAATCTGGAAGAAAGGCTGGATCTTAGAAGAAAACCTAAAAGAAAACAATATTGCATTTTGGAAAGCCAAACATGAACGTTACAGTGACCTGGTTGCGCAGGAAGAAATAGAAAGGATGCTAAAATTAAGACTCCAAAGTTTAAAACCCAATTTGCTGGGCAGTCCTGATGAAAAGCGGGCATGGGTAAAACGCCTGTGGTGGGGACTTCCGCTAGGTTTACGTCCATACCTCTATTTTGGTTACCGGATGTTTTTTAAACTTGGTATATTTGAGGGCAGTACCGGTATTAAATTCCACTATCTGCAGGGCTTTTGGTTTAGGCGACTGGTGGATAGAAAAATTAAAGCCATACAGAAAAACAACCGTTAA
- a CDS encoding XrtY-associated glycosyltransferase XYAG1, with translation MKIIHVTASYKPAYIYGGPIQSVAKLCEAMVEVRDGEDLQVLTTTANGTEELEVQTGKVSLIDSVPVTYFKRWTKDHSHFSPKLLIQLRKTILQNQDSKIIIHIHAWWNLVSVLSCLVAKWHKIPVVLSPRGMLTSYSFGNRNSFSKNLIHKFIGKRLLKYCHIHATSEQEKQDILKIITPKSITVISNLVSFPSSAPSLQSSANNIFQLLFLSRIEEKKGLELLFEALTLVDIPWQFTIAGSGKAEYVESLKIKAEKLKLSNRIKWLGLVDKEKKFDLLADHDLTVLTSHNENFANVVIESLSVGTPVLVSKYVGLADYVTDKELGWVTSLKIDEIKTELVSACREVTMREKIRIESPSIIKDDFNDVNLAKKYIELYNRI, from the coding sequence TTGAAAATCATCCACGTCACTGCCTCATATAAACCTGCGTATATTTACGGCGGCCCAATACAGAGCGTTGCGAAATTATGTGAAGCGATGGTAGAGGTCCGTGATGGTGAAGACCTACAAGTATTAACAACCACCGCCAACGGAACTGAAGAGTTAGAAGTACAAACAGGTAAAGTTAGTTTAATAGATAGTGTGCCAGTTACCTATTTTAAACGCTGGACAAAAGATCACAGCCATTTTTCCCCTAAACTATTGATTCAGTTAAGGAAAACGATACTCCAGAATCAAGACTCCAAAATCATTATCCACATCCATGCATGGTGGAATTTAGTTTCGGTACTAAGCTGCCTAGTCGCTAAATGGCATAAAATACCTGTAGTGTTATCGCCACGTGGCATGCTTACCTCGTACTCTTTCGGGAACCGGAATTCATTTTCGAAAAATTTGATTCATAAATTCATCGGTAAAAGGCTGTTAAAATATTGCCATATACACGCTACAAGCGAACAGGAGAAACAAGATATTCTTAAAATAATTACGCCGAAAAGCATCACTGTTATTTCTAATCTGGTTAGTTTTCCATCATCTGCTCCCAGTCTGCAATCATCAGCAAATAATATATTCCAATTACTCTTCCTTTCCCGAATAGAAGAAAAAAAAGGGCTAGAATTACTTTTTGAAGCTTTAACTCTTGTTGATATCCCCTGGCAATTCACCATTGCAGGTTCAGGAAAAGCAGAATATGTGGAAAGCCTAAAAATTAAAGCCGAAAAGCTTAAGCTTAGCAACAGGATAAAATGGCTTGGCTTGGTGGATAAAGAAAAGAAATTTGATCTGTTGGCAGATCATGATTTAACCGTACTCACTTCTCACAATGAAAATTTCGCTAATGTGGTCATCGAAAGTTTAAGTGTTGGGACGCCTGTGCTAGTCAGCAAATATGTAGGCTTAGCTGATTACGTAACAGATAAAGAACTAGGCTGGGTAACAAGCCTTAAGATTGATGAGATCAAAACTGAGTTGGTTTCTGCTTGCCGGGAGGTTACGATGAGGGAAAAGATAAGAATAGAATCGCCCTCAATAATTAAGGATGATTTCAACGATGTTAATTTGGCAAAAAAATACATTGAACTTTACAATAGAATCTGA